TGATGCCTTCTCCTTGGTGGGCAGAGGGAGAGTTTACCTACTTCTCTTGAAGGCTTTCTAATCGGCCGTGAAAAGTGATCCTTCAAATAGCCCTCCCCTTTcgttgtttttctgttgttgtgttgttgttgccTTCTCCCCTATTCGCCACCAAGACAAAACAACTTGTGGCCAATGGAAGGCGAAACGAAGACACACGAAGCCAGGAGGCCCCCAGCAAGGAGCCGgggggctgcctggggcaggtTTGGGCAGGCCTGTGGGAGCAGGGCAGTCCCAGACGTGCTGCGGGTTGGAGTCCAAACGCAGGAGCTCTGCACATCTTCCAGGGCCTTGGCTCATCGCCTGGTTTCCAGTTTCGGACCAGcaagctccagctccagcattTCAGGCCTCTGACATCGACATCCCTGGGGTCCCCCACCCACCCAAAGAGAGTTTTGGCTGAGAATTTGGTTTAAGAGAGTTCTGGTATCGCACCCAACTGGATTTCCCaggcgctgggggggggggagttgtATTTCCCCAGGGCACAGCATTTCCCCCGGGTACCTCAACGCATCCCCATGCTGAACGCTTCATCATCCCCTACCAGAAGCTGCATCCCCTCCGGTTACTGCATCGCCCTGGTACCGCTTCCCACCCTGCGTACTGCATCCTCCTGGCTCCATCCCCCCTTAAGCTGATGTGTCTCCCCCGGTATTGCAGCCCTCCTTTGAGCATTGCATCCTGCCCCCAGATATTGCGTCCCCCTGGGTTAACACATCTTCCCCCGGTATCGTATCCCCCCTTCGGGTCTTGCAGTCCCTTATTTTGGGCATTGCATCCCCCTGGGGTAACGCATCTCCCTCCTTCACGTATCACATCCTGTCTTTGGGTACTGTATGACCCCTTTGGGTGTTTCATCCCCCCCCTTGGGTATTGCATCCCCCTTTGGGTGTTGCATCCCCCTCTTTGGGTATTGCAGCCCCCTGGGGTAAAgaattcccccccccctcctttggGTATTGCAACCCCATGGGTAAGGCATCTCCCCCTTTTGGGTATTGCATCCCCCTGGGGTAACGCACCTTCCCACCCACTATTGCATCCCTGTGCATAATACGTCTTCCAGCTTTGGGTGTTGCATCCCCACGGATAatgcacgcacgcacacacacacacacacacccctttgGGTATCGCATCCCCCTGGGGTACCCCATCTCCCCCCTTTGGGCATCGCATCCCTCTGGAGTAAAGCATCTCCCCCACCACTATCGCATCCCCATGGATAACACATCTCTCCCCTTTGGGTACTGCACCCCCTTGGGGTAacgcatccccccccccccccatttcgGTATTTCATCCCCCTTGGGATAACgcatctcccccccccccccccccccccatattgCATCCCTGTGAATAACGCATCTCCCCCATTCGGGTATCGCATCCCTCTGGGGCAACGCATCCTCCCTCCCCCTACCGCACCCCCTGGGGTACCACATCTCCCCCTTTTGGGGTACCGCACCCCCGTAccacccccttcccccccccccccccccgcgggtgccgccccccctcccggccccatCCCCTCGGGGCGGGCGCGTCCCCGTCGGGCTCGCCCGAGGCCGAAAGCGAAAGCGAAAGGGGCAGGGCCTGGAAAGAcaagagaggggaagggaaggggagggaaaggccatggccggcggcggcgggcggcgaggCAGCGCCTCGGAGCCCCCGGGGGAGCCCTGAGCCCCcggcccggtgccgccgcccaTGGCGCGcccgctgctgccgctgctctGCGGGGCCGTcgccctcctgctgccctgggccGCCGGCGAAACCGGTAAGCGAGGCTTCCCCGGGGCTCCCGTCCTGccggcggggggctcgggcCGCTGCTCGCCTtgcccgagcccccccccgTGCTCCCTagggggcacccatgggtgcccggGCTGCCCTGGCGGGGAGGGAGGCGCTGGGTGCGCGCCCGGGGGCTCCCGGCGTGGCTGCGCTTCGCCCTGGGGCCCCTTGGTTCCCTCCCGGGGTGCCCACGCTGCACCCGTGGGTGCCCACCCTGCACCCTGAGTGCTCACCCTGCGCCCACGGGTGCTCACCAAGCGCCCCCGGGTCCCCACGCTGCTCCCACGGGTCCCCACGCTGCACCCACGGGTGCCCACGCTGCGCCCAAGTGCTCACCCTGCACCCACGGGTCCCCCCgcagcacccacgggtgcccGCGCCGCACCCacgctgctcccccagctccccgtgcACCCCACCGGGTACCCGCCTGCCCCACTTAGCGcccaccccaaatccccacCGGCGTCCCTGGAGGTTTGGGGGCGATTTTAGGAGCCGGGTCCTGCCGCTGCACCCCACGGGAGACGGATCacgggggggggcggtggggtgGTTCCCGTTGGGGGGCACAGAGCTGGGGCGCGACGCGGGGCTCGGGGCAATTTGTGGCCGCGGCTGGGCATCGCCGCCGGACCGGGATCTTGTGGAAATTTGGCATCGCCTCTCCCAAGTGGCTTCAGGAAAACCGGCGCCGCGGCGTCAAGAGGAGCCAGCGATGCTCAGAGCCCGGGGGAAACGCTCGCACCGGCGGCAAGACCTTCCCCTGCACGTGTTAGCCCTGCTTAATTAACTGAAAACGGGGGAATTCGGAAAGGTTTGCCTGGAAGTGGAAGCACGGGAAATAAGGCTGAGCGCCCTGCGGAGCTTCGGAACAGCTTTCGTGCTCCCTTTATCGGGCTGCCGGCTGCCAAAACAGCAACGCCCTGGAAAATGAGTTTATTCCCATCTCTGAACAGCCGGCGTGTGCACGCAGCGCTGTAAAGCGACTCCGGCGGCGAACGAAACGCAGGAGAGCGTTTTCCCCGAaggcagcacctcctgccctggccCCACGGACGATGCTCCCGGCGGCGCTGATGGAATCAGGACCGCGGTTTGGGGCACAGAGCGTGTTTATCCGGGGCGGTCGGGAACAAATGGCGCAATGCGGAGCTGCTTGGGACGCAGGGAAGGACGTCGGGAGCAGGTTTGGTGGCTCGAGTAAAACTCGGCTGCTTTTAGCTCGGCCGCTGGATAACTCGGGAGGTGCCGCAGCCGCTGCATCCGCTGCATCCGCTGCATCCCGCTGAGCTCGCACCAGGTGTCGCACCCCCTGCTCTCCATCCCCGGGGCTGCGGTTCTCGGGGAAAGCACAGAAACGCGTGGATATTTGTCAGGAGAAATCTTTTCTTGCCTTTAGGAAGCGGGGAGGGTAAATCTGAGCCTGGCACCAGGGGAAGCTCCAGCACCGGGCTCCCTGCGGCTCTCCTGGATGCGTGGGGCTGAACCTGAACTCGCCTTTTTTGTGCAGATTTGGGGATTTGAGGATTTGCTCAGCAGGCGACTCACGCGGACAACTCCGTATGCGTTCAGTTTTAACTTAATTccagtgaaaattaaatttatgcttattttcttaACACCTTCCATTACCGTCACGCCTGATTTTACCACGGAGCGATTTTTTCCTTTTCGGTAAGAGACAAACCCACCGGTGTCTCCTCGTTGGATGTTTCCATCCTAACCCCTCTTCCTCGCAGCCACGGGCACGGCTGTTCGATTTCACATGCTTTGGGGCACGTTAGTTGCAAAACGGAAAAAAGTTTTActtatttctgtggttttggtgTCTTCCTTGGATTCTCTGGTCTCGGGCACGGAGTTGtgaaatttctctttcctccagtttgttttttttttggctcatgTTCTTTAGAACATTCGCAGAAAACGGGACCCGCTCTCATTTTGCTGATCATTTTCGGAGGAGATTCAGCCACCAACGTGGGAAAGCTTTCCCGATGGAGATTCTCTGATGTCTCATTGGGGTTGTGCAGCCCCTGATGCTGGAGGGGGACGGCTCGGCGACGCAGGAACGGGGAATCCAGGGTCCAAAACCCGCCTGGACCCGAGGTGTGcgcccagcacagcagctcgCTCCCATGCGATGAGTTTTTGAGCATTTGGGCTGGCACATTAATGGCAAAACTCAACCTGAGACGCTGGGAAGGAGCGGGGATCAACAGAGGGATGCTTTTGGCCGTGCCGGCAGTTTTGTGAGCTTTTCCTGGAGTTATCTAGGAGAACAGAAGGCAGATGGGCTGTTTTTTGTAAGGGGAAAGCAAACCCTGGGAAGCGCTGGCTGCACGCCACTCCCTGGCACTGACCAAATCCAGGGGGCTTTGTCCAGCTGGAAATCTGAACCCCCGAAGGCTTTCTCCCCttttgccagctggatttcccACTGCGCTCGCTTTGCTTTCGCGtcgtttttatttttggcaccGGAAGGTCTTTCCACTAATTTTATGGCACCGCCGCAGGTTTATTGCCAGGCGAGCGTGCTGCGGAACGTCCGTGGCGctgcctccttttcctcctggaaATGTCACCGCTCTCTTGAGCGGAGGCTGAGAACTGACGCGCTCGGCACGCGCCCGGCATCGCTCACGCCCTGGACCTCAGCGATGGTGTCTGCAGCATTTCAGGATTTCCCGGCACCGGGGGACATGGCACGGAGCTGCCCAAACACCAAAACgaagggaagagggaggcaGAAGCAGCCCGGGTGGCTCGGACCGCCCCAGGCATCCATGGGGCTCTGCCAGGAGATGCTGCGGATACAAATCGGGGCGTTTCAGCATTAAGTAGCTTTTATTTCCGTGTGATTTGGCTTGTCCCTGTCAATTTGAAGGACGAGGGATACCCACATGGCAGCGCCCGAAGCTGCCCTTTGGCTTCTCCCAGGGTGGCGAGCCGGTCCTGGCTTGCTGCCCACTTCCTTTGCGCCTTTGCCAACACGTGCCGCGGAGCTGCGGTACTGCTGCCAGCGCGGCGGAGGCAGCCGTACGTGCCCCGTGCCCCTGCCCTGAGAGCGGGTGGAAATGCCCAGAAATGGACCCcggaggggaaggagggctcGTGCAAGAGGGAGGCTGTGACGGGGTTTGCTCACGAACTGTTTTTGCTGGTTCTGTGATGGGAATTCCCATCGTGTTCCCATCCCTCTTGACATCGCGCTCCCATCCCCATCATGCTCCCGTCCCCACCACGTCCCCACCGCTGTTGTCCTCCTGTCCCCATCGCCATCATGCTCCCATCCCCATCGTGCTTCCATCCCTGTTCCCATTGCTGTCACGCTCCCAAACCCATTGCGCTCCTGTCCCCGTTGCCACCATGCTCCTGTCCCCGTCGTGCTCCCATCTCTGTCCCCCACTGCCACCACGTTCCCAATCCCATTGCCACCATCATTCCACCCCCGTCACCGTCGTGCTCCTGTCCCTGTTATTCTCCCATCCCCACCACTGCAACCCCAACCCCGTTGTCCTTGTGCTCCTACCGACACCCCGCTCCCGTCCCCGCCACACCGCTGCGGCCGCTGGGCGCTTCCCAGAGCCACTGGGAAGGGTTAGGACCTCACGTACAGCCTCGACTCCTGGTGGCCACCAGCCTCGGGGACATCACCAAAAGTTGCTTCAGCCTAGCATCGCACCGGGAATCCCTCCCTGCCAAACGTGCCCCATCCTGGGGGGCACTGCTCCATCCGTGCTGTGCAGCCGCGCATCCACGCCGTGCGTCACGTCCCAACCACATCCCGGTGCGTGCCCCGCGGTGTCACCGCTCTGCCCAGGCCGGGGGGCAGGCTGTGGACACGCGAGCCTTTCCCACGTCGCAGCGAGGGCACAGCCTCGGGGTAGGAGCCGTCGGGAAACTTTCTCCATCGCGCCAGGGAAAAGGAAGCGAAATCGTGACACCCTCTTGCAAAACCGACCCCAGATCAGAGCTAAAGGGGAAGCACGAGCGCTGCTGGGGAGAAGGACAGTGTTAACTCAGATCCCCACCGTCCTGCTGCCTGGCCACGTGGCGGTCAGATTTTGGCCACCTCTGGGGTCGTGGGTCACAGCCACCAGCGGGGGTGACAACcccaggaagcagcaggaggactCGTGCAGCGCCTGGAAATTCCCACGTCCTGCAAAACAGGAGGAGAACAGAGCGGAGACGGAGCGTGGTGGCTGGCGGTGGGACGCGGCTGACCAAGAAGCTCGCTGCAGGGGGAGACATTCTGCTAAAAggcttttttctgctaaaaggctttttttctgctaaaaggAGCTGCTCGAAGGGACCACAAACGTGCCAGAAACCCGGCCATAACCGGGGCCCTGTGCGTGGCACACCGCTGTCCCCTTTCCCCGTGCCCCCCGTGCAGGCACAGCCGCCTCCGTTTGTAGGCTCTGTGCTGGATGAGGCTCTCCCAGCCCTGGAGCAGCACCAATACCCCGTACCCACCTCCCCAGCAGGATGGAACCCCCCCGCGTTGGGCACGGTGAGCCAGGAGAGCGCCTCATGCCCCCGTTatcatcttcatttctttgttttcctcccccGTGACAGTGCGATGCAGCCGCCCCAAGGACGTGGCCAACGCGCACATCGACGTGGGCAACAACACGCAGCTCAACGCCTGCCTGCGCTACACCTGCAAGCCGGGCTACAAGCGCAAAGCCGGCACCTCCGGCCTCATCCAATGCGTCCTCTACGACGCCAAGCCCGTCTGGACGCCCACCAGCCTGCAGTGCATCCGTAAGCTCTCACCGGGTGGCCGCGGGGacggggaggctgcggggacGGGGCGGAGGAGGACGCGGGGTGGCGTTGCCGCTGCCGCTGACGGCGTTTCCGCGTTGTGTCTTCCCCAAGGGGACCCGGCTCTACCCCTGCAAACCCCCAGCCCCGAGCTCCCGACCGTGCTGCCCACCATGAGGACGACCCAAAGAGGTGAGGAAGGGGTGAACATGGCGCCACGGGGGGTGTTTGGGGCTGCCTTGGCTGAGGTCATGGTGAGAAAGCGTTGCGGAAAGCCaaactagagggaatggcctcaagttgagccaggggaggttcaggttggaaacgaggagacatttctgctcagaaagagcagtcaggcgttgggacgggttgcccagggaggtggtggagtcaccgttcctgggggtgctcaaggaaagttggacgtggtgcctggggacatggtttagtgggtgacggTGGTGGTAGGGGACGGtcggaccagatgatcttggagggctcttccaaccttaacgcCTCAACGATTCCCTGATCCCATGCTCGAGTAACTCAGCTGCGTGACCTTCCACCGCCTCATAGCTGTGGGGTGGGCTGGGTCGCCCTTGCCACCCCCTGCCTGGATCCGGTGCGAGGCCATGCACAGAGTAAGGGCGCTGCCCAGAGCACCACTGAGAACTGCCCCAAATTCAAAGGGTTTTACACCCTTTCCCCAAGCAGGAACCACCGGCGCCGCTCCGACCTCCAGCCCCTCTCCAGCAGCAACACCCGTGCCGCCGGTGGCTGATGGGCCATCGCCGGAGACGTCCACGCTGCCGGCAATGTCCCCGCTGCTGGAGACGTCTCCGCCAGGAAAAGGGATGGCCCTGGGGACAACCCCGCTGCCCACTGCCCCCGTGGACCACGCTGCAGGTTGGTTCACCTCCCCAAGGGAGACAACCTGCCAGCGGGGCTGCGTTTCAGTCAGTGCAGGCTCTTTTactgtttcagtgctttttcctcttctctccgAGCTCCTTTTTAACGCTGTTCCCACCAGCATCTTCCCCTTTCCTGGGCTTCCCCAGCTCTGTGGCTAAaatctccatttctcttttttttttttttttcagtttccgCCCAGATATTGGCCTCTTCCATCGGTAAGCAGCGCTGGGTTGAGcaaaaaagctcatttttggCAAGCGTGGGttcatttaatttgtatttttaccCTAAAAGCCACTCTCAGAGCCATGCGAGGTTTGTGCCACGGTCGGGAGCGATGCCTCCAAGGGGGGCAGGATGCAGCGCCCCTATTTCTTCCCCCAGCTGGGAGGGTACCTTAAAAATACACTGTGAAAAGTTGTGCATAACGCATTTTTGGCTCTTTACGGAGGCGTTTTGAGTGGGGCTGTTCCCTTGGCCGTGCATTGGAAGATGCTCATCGGCTGCCTCGTCTCTCCCACAGGGCTCCCGCTGCTGGTCATCGCCGGCGTTgtggcttgctgctgctggaggatgaAAACGTAAGTGTGCTGAGCCCCACGCGGTCCCTCCGCACTGGTGACAAGCCACTGTTGTCCCCTGAGTTTTCCTAAAAGCTGGGGAAAACCCTTTGGGTGCCGACGACGCTCCTCTCCCGTCCACAGGAGTGCCCAGCAGGACTACACGGTGGCGGGGACGGCCATCCCCATGGTGGCTCCCGCCGCCGCAGCCGAGGACGATGAGACGGTGCCACCCGGCGTCTTCCCCACGGGCTGAGCACCCACGGCCGGGCAACTCGGTGTACCTGCCAGCCCGGCCAGCGAGGAGGGTGCTCGGGGCTCGGCTGGAAAGCCGGATGCTTCCCCGAGCGGCAGCGACGCGGGGCAGAGCACGTCCCCCgtccccagctgccctgcgCACGGCGCAACCTCGCCCCGGGGACACGCGGCTGCTTTTCCCAGCCTGACCAAGTGACTGTCATGGAAGAGCCCGCTCCGTCGGCCGAAGGTGCGTGGTTATCCTGCTGGGCAGCTCGGTGGGTGAGCCCTGGGAGCACCCCggggtggtggaggtggtgggtGGCCTGAGCTGGGGGCCAAAAAGCAGGAGGTATTTAAACACGGGCCGGAGGAGCGGGATGTGAGGCACTGAGGCAGGCCATGAGCAGgacacccatgggtgccccatgcccacaggcagcaggatgcACCCATCCTCACTGCAGACCGGGCTGTTGGCTCCAGTGGAAGATGTTTTTGGGTACAGGGGACAGGGTTTGTGTGCTGGCATTGAAACCAGGCTGCCCTGCCCCAAATCACACCCCTTCCCTTGGGGGTTGGGCCACCTAGACACCATCCCTAGAGCTGCTTTAACCCCAAACTGCCCCCAAACCACTGCTCACGGTCCCTGCAGACCCAGGCGAGCAtccctctgctgtgctctgacTCCTTCCCTGCTTTCTTTCAGCCACCCCCAAGCCATCGACCGCAGCGAggagctccagcaccagcaccagcaccagcaccagcccgCTGCGGCTCAGGGGCCCTCGGACACAACTCAGGGATCCTTCGGGGGCACTTCCAGCACCGACCCCAGGTGCCCACCAGCTCCGGCTGCTTGCAGGGGAGCGCAAGCAGGAGCGATTCACTACAGACACTGCCAAAACCTGAAAGCAACAACACGCCCTAGGGAATATATTCCTTTTCAGGTTTTCCCTTCTCCATCTGTTTATCAGTTGTTAACCACTCGTTTCCCCCTTGCTACAGAACAGGCAGCTTTGTGGTGatgtttcatattaaaatgtgtatatattgtatataaaaTAACGCACGCAGAGTGGCCGATGCTTTAGTTGGGTGTCTCAGCCTCCACGATGATGGGGAGAGGGAGCAGGTTTGGGGTGAAATCCCCcactgcagcagccagggcttGCTGGCCAGCCCTGCCACGGCCCTGTGACTGCCCCAAATGGGCACTGCCATCCTCTGGAGGCAAAGTGGCGGCTGCCACGACCCGTTTGGCTCCACTGGAAGGCGAAAGGGGcttcagcaggcagctggaaagcagGAGGTGTCTCACAACTCCtgtcctttcctcccttctgtcTCCTTTCCTCATGTTTGTGCGCTCTGCTGTAGGGACTCATGGCCAAGCAAGGCCTCCCATCATGGCACTTcactccccttctcctccccaatGCCACGGGGTGGGCAGAAAATAGATGAGGCTCAAAGGGAGCGCAGGAGGTCCCTGGTCCGGCGTCTGCAGTTCCATTTAGCTTCCAAGCATCGTTCTGCCCACGTTTAGGTGAGCGGGAAGACGGAAGCCTTTCTGGAGCTGGCGCTTGGAAAGCAAAAAGAGCCAGCGAAGCAGCTGCCATTCAGTGATTAACTGTGGAAGTCAACAGGATGCGGGAGCTTTCCCAGCCAGGCACGGCTCATGGCTCCAGGCTGATGTCCAGGAGGTCTCTGCCTGCATCGGTTTCGGTTTTGATCTCTTCGTGGCACGGGGCTCTGGTAGCAGCCAGGGCACCGTCATCGGCCCGCTCTGCTCCatgctggtgcggcctcacctcagGCACTGTGTGAAGTTTGGGGCgtcacagtataagaaagacataaaactattagagagtgtccaaaggagggctacaaagatggggAAGGGTCTAGAGGAGAAGACGTGTGAGGAATGGCTGAGggcccttggtttgttcagcccagagcagagcaggccgaggggaggcctcatggcggcctgcagctccctcacgaggggagtggaggggcaggcgctgagctctgctctctggggacagcgacaggacccgagggaacagcatggagctgggacaggggagggtcaggctgggggttagggaaaggttctgcacccagaggtggttgggcactgggacaggctgcccagggatgtggtcacggcaccgagcctgacagagttcaagaagcgtttggacacCGCTCTCtgacacagggtctgatttttatgtggtcctttggggacctaggagttggactcgatgatccttgtgggtcccttccaactcggatatTTATGCTTCTCTGATTCTGTCTTCACACGGACAGCATAAGCCACCCTCTGGTTGACAAGGCCACCGTGCTGCTGGTACCATTGCTACTGTGATGGCTGGTAAAGAAATACAACTCAGGATGACTTTttaactgaagagaaaaagcattaagGCTTTCGTTGCTGTTGTTACAAATTTTATCTCAGCATTAAAAATGCTCTCCAACTTCTCTCTGATCATCTGTGTTAGACTGGAATCAAACCAAAGCAGTTCTTCAgatgctgcctctcctccccttaGGCTTtgctgcagggagaaaagaCATGAAGTCTGGGGAAACCTCTTGGCTGCAAGTAAGGAAAATTCCTTTAATTCAGCTGGGAGCAGTTATGActgatttccttctttcccactGATCCAGAGCTGAGAGTGAAACGTTGCCATTAAAGCAGGCTCCAGGAAAAGGTTCATTTTCTAGGAATAAATGGTTTCGCTGGGTACTTTTTGGCATCACATTCCTCCTCTGTTGGGTGAGAAGGATTTTCCCAAGGCATGATGTGATGGAAGAGTCAGGAAAATCCCAGCAGCTTTGTCACTGGAAGTATTTTCCTGGTGACAGAGGAATGGATGGtaatgctcaaaaaaaaaaagcagtcctgTCCCACAGAGTTTACATTGTGAATATTCTTCTGTGCAAAGATGCAGGCCATGCTGACCAGCTCCTGGAGGACAAGGCAGGGCTTGAGAAAAAGTCTTGCACCTCCTTGCAGAGAACCTGGAAGGTTCCTCCTGGAGCTGGTCCAAAATCCTGCCCCCAATATCCACCTGATAAGGAGCGTGGATGTGAAAACCGGCCTTGTCCT
This genomic window from Cygnus olor isolate bCygOlo1 chromosome 1, bCygOlo1.pri.v2, whole genome shotgun sequence contains:
- the LOC121064379 gene encoding interleukin-15 receptor subunit alpha-like isoform X3, with protein sequence MARPLLPLLCGAVALLLPWAAGETVRCSRPKDVANAHIDVGNNTQLNACLRYTCKPGYKRKAGTSGLIQCVLYDAKPVWTPTSLQCIRDPALPLQTPSPELPTVLPTMRTTQRGTTGAAPTSSPSPAATPVPPVADGPSPETSTLPAMSPLLETSPPGKGMALGTTPLPTAPVDHAAVSAQILASSIGLPLLVIAGVVACCCWRMKTSAQQDYTVAGTAIPMVAPAAAAEDDETVPPGVFPTG
- the LOC121064379 gene encoding interleukin-15 receptor subunit alpha-like isoform X4, producing the protein MARPLLPLLCGAVALLLPWAAGETVRCSRPKDVANAHIDVGNNTQLNACLRYTCKPGYKRKAGTSGLIQCVLYDAKPVWTPTSLQCIRDPALPLQTPSPELPTVLPTMRTTQRAGTTGAAPTSSPSPAATPVPPVADGPSPETSTLPAMSPLLETSPPGKGMALGTTPLPTAPVDHAAGLPLLVIAGVVACCCWRMKTSAQQDYTVAGTAIPMVAPAAAAEDDETVPPGVFPTG
- the LOC121064379 gene encoding interleukin-15 receptor subunit alpha-like isoform X5 gives rise to the protein MARPLLPLLCGAVALLLPWAAGETVRCSRPKDVANAHIDVGNNTQLNACLRYTCKPGYKRKAGTSGLIQCVLYDAKPVWTPTSLQCIRDPALPLQTPSPELPTVLPTMRTTQRVSAQILASSIGLPLLVIAGVVACCCWRMKTSAQQDYTVAGTAIPMVAPAAAAEDDETVPPGVFPTG
- the LOC121064379 gene encoding interleukin-15 receptor subunit alpha-like isoform X2, with product MARPLLPLLCGAVALLLPWAAGETVRCSRPKDVANAHIDVGNNTQLNACLRYTCKPGYKRKAGTSGLIQCVLYDAKPVWTPTSLQCIRDPALPLQTPSPELPTVLPTMRTTQRAGTTGAAPTSSPSPAATPVPPVADGPSPETSTLPAMSPLLETSPPGKGMALGTTPLPTAPVDHAAVSAQILASSIGLPLLVIAGVVACCCWRMKTSAQQDYTVAGTAIPMVAPAAAAEDDETVPPGVFPTG
- the LOC121064379 gene encoding uncharacterized protein LOC121064379 isoform X1, which produces MDPGGEGGLVQEGGCDGVCSRTVFAGSVMGIPIVFPSLLTSRSHPHHAPVPTTSPPLLSSCPHRHHAPIPIVLPSLFPLLSRSQTHCAPVPVATMLLSPSCSHLCPPLPPRSQSHCHHHSTPVTVVLLSLLFSHPHHCNPNPVVLVLLPTPRSRPRHTAAAAGRFPEPLGRVRTSRTASTPGGHQPRGHHQKLLQPSIAPGIPPCQTCPILGGTAPSVLCSRASTPCVTSQPHPGACPAVSPLCPGRGAGCGHASLSHVAARAQPRGRSRRETFSIAPGKRKRNRDTLLQNRPQIRAKGEARALLGRRTVLTQIPTVLLPGHVAVRFWPPLGSWVTATSGGDNPRKQQEDSCSAWKFPRPAKQEENRAETERGGWRWDAADQEARCRGRHSAKRLFSAKRLFFC